From a single Streptomyces liliifuscus genomic region:
- a CDS encoding urease subunit alpha codes for MPEISRAAYADLFGPTTGDRIRLADTDLLIEIEEDRSGGPGRAGDEAVFGGGKVIRESMGQSRATRADGTPDTVITGAVIIDHWGIVKADVGIRDGRITGIGKAGNPDTMDGVHPDLVIGPETEIIAGNGRILTAGAIDAHVHLICPQIADEALASGITTLIGGGTGPAEGSKATTVTPGPWHLARMLEAMEEYPLNFGLLGKGNTVSHEAMLSQLRGGALGLKLHEDWGSTPAVIDAALTVADRTGAQIAIHTDTLNEAGFVADTLAAIAGRTIHAYHTEGAGGGHAPDIMSVVSEAHVLPSSTNPTRPYTVNTAEEHLDMLMVCHHLNAAVPEDLAFAESRIRPTTIGAEDILHDLGAISIISSDAQAMGRVGEVIMRTWQTAHVMKRRRGALPGDGRADNRRVRRYVAKYTINPALAQGLAREVGSVETGKLADLVLWEPAFFGVKPHLVVKGGQIAYAQMGDANASIPTPQPILPRPMFGAIGRAPASNSFNFVAPIAIEDGLPERLGLGKRFVSIESTRGVTKADMRENDARPRVEIDPDSFAVTIDGELVEATPAAELPMAQRYFLF; via the coding sequence ATGCCTGAGATCTCGCGTGCCGCGTACGCCGACCTGTTCGGCCCCACCACCGGCGACCGCATCCGGCTCGCCGACACCGATCTGCTGATCGAGATCGAGGAGGACCGCTCAGGCGGCCCCGGACGCGCCGGTGACGAGGCCGTGTTCGGCGGTGGCAAGGTCATCCGCGAGTCGATGGGCCAGTCGCGTGCTACGCGCGCAGACGGCACCCCGGACACCGTCATCACGGGTGCGGTGATCATCGATCACTGGGGGATCGTCAAGGCCGACGTCGGCATCCGCGACGGCCGGATCACCGGCATCGGCAAGGCGGGCAACCCGGACACCATGGACGGGGTGCACCCGGACCTGGTGATCGGCCCGGAGACCGAGATCATCGCGGGCAACGGGCGGATCCTGACGGCCGGTGCCATCGACGCCCATGTGCATCTGATCTGTCCGCAGATCGCCGACGAGGCGCTGGCCTCCGGGATCACCACGCTCATCGGCGGCGGCACCGGTCCGGCCGAGGGCTCCAAGGCGACCACCGTCACGCCCGGACCCTGGCATCTGGCCCGGATGCTGGAGGCGATGGAGGAGTACCCGCTCAACTTCGGGCTCCTCGGCAAGGGCAACACCGTCTCCCACGAGGCGATGCTCTCCCAGCTGCGCGGCGGGGCGCTCGGTCTCAAGCTGCACGAGGACTGGGGGTCCACGCCCGCGGTCATCGACGCCGCGCTCACCGTGGCGGACCGGACGGGTGCGCAGATCGCCATCCACACGGACACCCTCAACGAGGCCGGGTTCGTGGCCGACACGCTCGCCGCGATCGCGGGCCGCACGATCCACGCGTACCACACGGAAGGTGCGGGCGGCGGGCACGCGCCCGACATCATGAGCGTGGTCTCCGAGGCACATGTGCTGCCCAGCTCGACCAACCCGACCCGGCCCTACACCGTCAACACCGCCGAGGAACACCTCGACATGCTGATGGTCTGCCACCACCTCAACGCGGCCGTGCCCGAGGACCTCGCCTTCGCCGAGTCCCGGATCCGGCCCACCACCATCGGGGCCGAGGACATCCTGCACGACCTCGGGGCGATCTCGATCATCTCCTCCGACGCGCAGGCCATGGGGCGCGTGGGCGAGGTCATCATGCGGACCTGGCAGACCGCCCACGTCATGAAGCGGCGGCGGGGCGCACTGCCCGGGGACGGACGTGCGGACAACCGTCGTGTACGTCGCTATGTCGCCAAGTACACGATCAACCCGGCCCTCGCCCAGGGACTCGCCCGCGAGGTCGGCTCCGTCGAGACCGGGAAGCTCGCCGACCTCGTGCTGTGGGAGCCCGCGTTCTTCGGCGTCAAGCCGCATCTCGTCGTCAAGGGCGGGCAGATCGCGTATGCGCAGATGGGCGACGCCAACGCGTCCATTCCCACGCCGCAGCCGATTCTGCCCCGGCCGATGTTCGGGGCGATCGGGCGGGCGCCCGCCTCCAACTCGTTCAACTTCGTCGCGCCGATCGCGATCGAGGACGGGCTGCCGGAGCGGCTCGGGCTCGGCAAGCGGTTCGTGTCGATCGAGTCGACGCGTGGGGTGACCAAGGCGGACATGCGGGAGAACGACGCGCGGCCGCGGGTGGAGATCGATCCCGACAGCTTCGCCGTCACGATCGACGGGGAGCTGGTGGAGGCCACGCCTGCTGCCGAACTGCCCATGGCTCAGCGGTATTTCTTGTTCTG